Proteins from one Flammeovirgaceae bacterium genomic window:
- a CDS encoding DUF3098 domain-containing protein, with product MDKLPFTRKNYQLMVIGLLTVIAGFTFMALDSQPYGFGFMGITLAPIVVVAGFVIGIVAILHSPKGKE from the coding sequence ATGGACAAACTCCCATTTACGAGAAAGAATTATCAACTGATGGTTATCGGTCTGCTCACGGTCATAGCCGGGTTCACGTTCATGGCCTTGGATAGCCAACCGTATGGTTTTGGTTTCATGGGGATAACCCTTGCCCCCATCGTAGTGGTGGCCGGCTTTGTGATTGGGATTGTGGCCATCCTTCACTCGCCCAAAGGGAAAGAATAA
- a CDS encoding bifunctional riboflavin kinase/FAD synthetase — MKIYHSIDDFPKVNNAIVTSGTYDGVHIGHQKILARLKEIAEKFKGETVVITFWPHPRLVLYPEENTLQVLNTFEEKAALLKEQGIQHLLRIPFTKEFSQKSSQEFIDNILVKKIGTKKLVIGYDHRFGKNREGSFEQLKLNGPQYGFDVEEIPRQDVDNVGVSSTKIRKALTEGDIETATHFLGRPYSISGMVVKGEKLGRVLGFPTANVDVDSHYKLIPAEGIYAVMVEHAHKAYGGMLYIGHRPTVGGTQRSIEVNIFDFDKDIYGEDITIKLMAPIRKDAHFDDLEALKKQLIVDKSSALNVLREGKWL, encoded by the coding sequence ATGAAGATTTACCATAGCATTGACGATTTCCCAAAAGTCAACAACGCGATCGTGACCAGCGGCACATACGATGGCGTCCACATCGGGCATCAGAAAATCCTGGCCCGGTTAAAGGAAATTGCCGAAAAGTTCAAAGGGGAAACGGTGGTCATCACCTTTTGGCCACACCCCCGACTGGTCCTCTACCCGGAGGAAAACACCCTGCAGGTGCTCAATACCTTTGAGGAAAAGGCAGCGCTGTTGAAGGAGCAAGGGATACAGCACCTGCTGCGCATACCCTTTACAAAGGAATTTTCCCAAAAATCCTCGCAGGAATTCATCGACAACATATTGGTAAAAAAAATAGGCACCAAAAAACTTGTTATCGGGTATGACCACCGGTTTGGGAAAAACAGGGAAGGAAGTTTTGAGCAGTTAAAACTAAACGGCCCCCAGTATGGTTTTGATGTGGAGGAAATCCCCCGCCAGGATGTGGACAACGTAGGCGTGAGTTCCACCAAAATAAGGAAAGCCCTTACCGAAGGGGACATTGAAACGGCCACACACTTTCTGGGGCGCCCTTACTCCATTTCGGGCATGGTGGTAAAAGGGGAAAAACTCGGCAGGGTGCTGGGGTTTCCCACTGCCAATGTGGATGTGGACTCGCACTATAAACTTATCCCTGCCGAAGGGATTTATGCGGTAATGGTGGAACACGCCCACAAGGCCTATGGCGGCATGTTGTATATTGGCCACCGCCCCACCGTGGGGGGCACGCAACGGTCGATAGAAGTCAATATTTTCGACTTCGATAAGGATATTTATGGTGAGGACATTACCATCAAACTAATGGCGCCCATTCGAAAAGACGCCCATTTTGATGACCTGGAAGCGTTGAAAAAACAATTGATCGTGGACAAATCGTCCGCTTTGAACGTGCTACGTGAAGGAAAATGGTTATGA
- a CDS encoding ABC transporter permease, which yields MVGEAPKFKVKKKKLGSYPYFSVVFSITLALFVIGVFGALIIYSKELERVVRESVKVQVFLQSRVTEAQRLQIQKTLTAKPFTAKNRPHGAVQFISKEDAARQFIEETGEDFQQFLGENPLRDAFLVSIDEAYHDASKLKAIKAEVEKINGVFQVYYVESVIDSINKNVTKISIILLGIALLLLSTVVLLINNTVRLALFSQRFLIRSMQLVGATGWFIQRPFLYRSMAHGLLAGAVASGLLVGLIALGNQRIEDLQLIQNTERLAILIVVLLVTGIIVALLSTLRAVNKYLKLSLDQLY from the coding sequence ATGGTCGGAGAAGCCCCAAAATTCAAGGTCAAAAAGAAAAAGCTGGGTAGTTACCCCTACTTTAGTGTGGTCTTTAGCATTACGCTTGCGCTTTTTGTGATAGGGGTGTTTGGCGCGCTCATCATCTATTCCAAGGAACTGGAGCGGGTGGTGAGGGAAAGCGTGAAGGTCCAGGTGTTTTTGCAAAGCCGGGTCACGGAAGCACAACGGCTGCAGATCCAAAAAACACTTACCGCAAAGCCTTTTACCGCCAAAAACCGTCCCCATGGGGCCGTGCAGTTCATCTCCAAAGAAGATGCCGCCCGGCAGTTCATAGAAGAAACAGGTGAAGACTTTCAACAGTTCCTGGGGGAAAACCCCCTGAGGGACGCCTTCCTGGTGAGCATTGACGAAGCCTATCACGATGCCTCAAAACTCAAGGCCATCAAGGCGGAAGTGGAAAAAATAAACGGTGTCTTTCAGGTCTATTATGTGGAAAGCGTCATCGACTCCATTAACAAAAACGTTACTAAAATAAGCATCATACTGCTGGGCATCGCCCTGCTGCTATTGTCCACGGTAGTGCTGTTGATCAACAATACGGTAAGGCTTGCCTTGTTTTCACAGCGGTTCCTTATCCGCTCCATGCAGTTGGTGGGCGCTACCGGCTGGTTCATACAAAGGCCGTTCCTATACCGGTCGATGGCCCATGGGCTTTTGGCCGGGGCGGTGGCCTCGGGGCTATTGGTGGGCCTTATCGCACTGGGCAACCAGCGCATTGAGGATTTACAGCTCATCCAAAATACGGAACGCCTGGCCATCCTTATCGTTGTATTATTGGTGACAGGCATAATCGTGGCCTTGCTAAGTACCCTTAGGGCGGTAAACAAATATTTAAAACTATCATTGGACCAACTTTATTGA
- a CDS encoding undecaprenyl-diphosphate phosphatase, with translation MSVFQSILLAIVEGLTEFLPVSSTGHMIIVSSLMGMAEDPFTKTFTVAIQLGAILSVVVLYWKRFFVSFSFYYKLFVAFIPAAVLGLLFNDYIDALLGRVEVVAISLILGGIVFLFIDKVFKETSEQGQNETTYGNAFKIGLFQTLAMIPGVSRSAATIIGGMAQGLNKKAAAEFSFFLAVPTMLAATGYKLLRFYQEGNAFGTHEVVLLLTGNVVAFIVAMLAIKSFISFLTRHGFKWFGYYRIVVGVLILVLFYFGVGLSIL, from the coding sequence ATGTCTGTATTTCAATCCATCCTGCTGGCCATAGTGGAAGGCCTTACCGAGTTTTTGCCCGTTTCCTCCACCGGCCACATGATCATCGTCTCTTCTTTGATGGGCATGGCCGAAGACCCTTTCACCAAAACCTTTACGGTCGCCATCCAACTGGGCGCCATCCTTTCCGTGGTGGTGTTGTATTGGAAGCGCTTCTTCGTCTCGTTTTCCTTCTATTACAAGTTGTTTGTCGCATTCATCCCGGCAGCGGTCCTTGGGCTGTTGTTCAACGATTATATTGATGCCCTGTTGGGGCGTGTGGAGGTGGTGGCGATAAGCCTTATTTTGGGAGGGATCGTCTTCCTTTTCATTGATAAGGTTTTTAAAGAAACCAGTGAACAGGGACAAAACGAAACGACCTATGGCAATGCCTTTAAGATTGGCCTTTTTCAAACCCTCGCCATGATACCCGGGGTATCGCGGTCTGCTGCCACCATTATCGGGGGCATGGCCCAGGGCCTTAACAAAAAAGCAGCTGCCGAGTTTTCCTTTTTTTTGGCCGTGCCCACCATGCTGGCCGCCACGGGGTATAAACTGCTCCGGTTTTATCAGGAAGGCAACGCTTTTGGCACCCACGAAGTGGTGTTGCTATTGACAGGCAATGTGGTGGCCTTTATCGTGGCCATGCTGGCGATCAAATCTTTTATTTCCTTCCTTACGCGGCATGGGTTCAAGTGGTTTGGTTATTACCGCATTGTGGTGGGCGTGCTTATCCTTGTCCTCTTTTACTTCGGTGTGGGGCTGTCCATCCTGTAA
- the truB gene encoding tRNA pseudouridine(55) synthase TruB, protein MEPIDSGRVLLIDKPLGWTSFDVVKKLRGLLKIKKIGHAGTLDPLATGLLIICTGKMTKRIDTFQAHEKEYSGKLILGQTTPSYDLETEPTPPRDISAVTPQRIREVANQFTGLIRQVPPLHSAIKVGGKRAYQLARTGSEATLKAREVTISTFEITHTNLPEVGFRVVCSKGTYIRSLAHDVGQALGVGAYLSELCRTRIGEFLLKDAQTLEGIAHEDLP, encoded by the coding sequence ATGGAACCAATCGACTCAGGCAGGGTACTCTTGATCGACAAGCCTTTGGGGTGGACCTCGTTTGATGTGGTAAAGAAGCTGCGTGGCCTGTTGAAAATCAAAAAGATAGGCCATGCAGGCACCCTGGACCCCCTGGCGACAGGCTTGTTGATCATATGCACGGGCAAAATGACCAAGCGCATTGATACCTTTCAGGCACATGAAAAGGAATACAGCGGAAAGCTTATCCTGGGCCAGACCACCCCTTCCTATGACCTTGAAACCGAACCAACCCCGCCCCGGGACATTTCCGCAGTAACCCCCCAAAGGATCCGGGAAGTGGCCAACCAATTTACAGGGCTCATCAGGCAAGTCCCTCCCCTGCACTCCGCCATAAAGGTAGGCGGCAAAAGGGCCTACCAACTGGCGCGTACCGGCAGCGAAGCCACCCTCAAAGCGCGGGAGGTCACGATAAGCACTTTTGAAATCACGCACACCAACTTGCCAGAAGTGGGTTTCAGGGTGGTGTGTTCAAAAGGCACCTACATCCGTAGCCTGGCCCACGATGTAGGCCAGGCACTTGGAGTTGGCGCTTATCTGTCGGAACTTTGCCGCACCCGGATTGGGGAATTTTTGTTGAAAGACGCCCAAACGTTGGAAGGAATAGCCCATGAAGATTTACCATAG
- a CDS encoding protein-L-isoaspartate(D-aspartate) O-methyltransferase: MYMVEDNYRQRGLRNKLVKKLRLKGIGDERLLAAIGKVPRHVFFDDALLGHAYEDKAFPIGEGQTISQPYTVAFQTEKLNVAPGDKVLEIGTGSGYQACILLELGANLYTIEYNRALFERTRAFLPQLGYTPHFVFGDGSKGLPSKAPFDKIIVTAGAPVVPSALTEQLAEGGVLVIPVGDRERQKMLKITKQGGRLREEAFDYFAFVPLMGEQGWK; this comes from the coding sequence ATTTACATGGTGGAAGACAACTACAGGCAAAGGGGGCTCCGCAACAAACTGGTCAAAAAGCTGCGTTTGAAGGGGATTGGTGATGAACGGTTATTGGCCGCCATCGGCAAGGTGCCCAGGCACGTGTTTTTTGACGATGCCCTACTGGGCCATGCCTATGAGGACAAGGCCTTCCCCATTGGCGAGGGACAGACGATTTCGCAGCCTTACACGGTGGCCTTCCAGACGGAAAAGCTAAATGTGGCACCTGGGGACAAAGTGCTGGAAATAGGCACGGGATCGGGCTACCAGGCCTGCATACTCCTGGAATTGGGCGCCAACCTCTATACCATTGAATACAACCGGGCACTTTTTGAGCGCACCAGGGCATTCTTGCCCCAATTGGGCTATACCCCTCATTTCGTCTTTGGGGATGGGTCCAAGGGCCTGCCCTCAAAAGCGCCATTTGACAAAATAATAGTAACGGCAGGGGCCCCGGTAGTGCCGTCCGCCCTCACCGAACAACTGGCAGAAGGGGGCGTGCTGGTGATTCCCGTTGGGGACCGGGAAAGGCAAAAGATGCTGAAAATCACGAAACAAGGCGGGCGGTTGCGGGAAGAGGCGTTCGATTACTTTGCCTTTGTGCCCCTTATGGGGGAACAAGGCTGGAAATAG
- a CDS encoding sigma-70 family RNA polymerase sigma factor: MDEKEIFERIQKGDEKALEFIYKKYYRMMTKLVITNSGTEDEARDVYQDALVVFWQKARSGKLVLTSKISTYVYSICQNLWRKELERKKRLSHESRDASVTIDMDSPERNKIMARCLNQLGETCRKVLMYYYFDEMSMQEIADRLGFANTDTAKTKKYKCKQKLDELVKSQYSEKDFLD; this comes from the coding sequence ATGGACGAAAAGGAAATCTTTGAGAGGATTCAAAAAGGCGATGAAAAGGCCCTTGAGTTCATTTACAAGAAATACTATAGGATGATGACCAAGTTGGTCATCACCAATAGCGGGACGGAAGACGAGGCCAGGGACGTATATCAGGATGCCCTTGTGGTATTCTGGCAGAAAGCCCGGTCCGGGAAGCTTGTCCTTACCTCCAAGATCAGCACATACGTTTACAGTATCTGCCAGAACTTGTGGAGGAAGGAGTTGGAAAGGAAAAAACGGCTTTCCCATGAATCCAGGGATGCTTCGGTGACGATAGACATGGACAGCCCCGAAAGGAACAAAATAATGGCCCGGTGCCTGAACCAACTGGGGGAAACTTGTAGGAAGGTTTTGATGTATTATTATTTTGACGAGATGTCAATGCAGGAAATTGCCGACAGGCTGGGGTTCGCCAATACGGACACCGCCAAAACGAAAAAATATAAGTGCAAGCAGAAATTAGATGAATTAGTAAAGTCTCAGTACTCTGAGAAAGACTTTTTAGATTAA
- a CDS encoding sodium-translocating pyrophosphatase, with the protein MQTVLYVMPLLGLLGLLYVIWKSAWVSKQDAGTDKMKKIAGHIAEGAMAFLKAEYKVLSVFVLCVAVLLAFTASSENSSPLVGISFVLGAFSSALAGFIGMRVATKANVRTTQAARTSLGRALEVAFTGGSVMGMGVVGIGVLGLSVLFIIYASIYGVDTQANLVQVITVLTGFSFGASSIALFARVGGGIYTKAADVGADLVGKVEAGIPEDHPLNPATIADNVGDNVGDVAGMGADLFESYVGSIIGTMVLGAAFMVPGFSDNFGGLSAVLLPLALAGTGIVMSFIGTFFVKVKEGGDPQKALNTGEIISSVVMIIASWFIIKGLLPADGWWFKDPLYAWADPEKGNFYSATGIFIATVIGLVAGLLIGLVTEYYTGMGKKPVLSIVRQSSTGAATNIIAGLGVGMMSTAIPILILALAIIGAFHFGGLYGIAIAAVGMLSNLGIQLAVDAYGPISDNAGGIAEMSELPSEVRQRTDKLDAVGNTTAAIGKGFAIGSAALTALALFGAFMTTAHLSSIDVSKAHVMAGLFIGGMLPFVFSALSMGAVGRAAMAMIEEVRRQFANIPQLKAALDVMRKNGDKEMKDWSAEDQHTFHDADGKAEYGKCVEISTKAAIREMVLPGLMAVVVPVVIAFMPGFGVEALGGMLAGVTVCGVLMAIFQANAGGAWDNAKKSFEEGVDINGEMFYKKSEPHKAAVVGDTVGDPFKDTSGPSLNILLKLMSVVALVIAPLLAKSDETAVSKAAPQTKTEVVAESAPAIQDAE; encoded by the coding sequence ATGCAGACTGTATTGTATGTTATGCCCCTTCTAGGCTTGCTGGGGTTGTTGTATGTGATTTGGAAAAGTGCCTGGGTATCCAAACAGGATGCCGGTACCGATAAAATGAAAAAAATTGCAGGCCATATTGCCGAGGGGGCAATGGCCTTTTTGAAAGCAGAATACAAAGTACTTTCGGTTTTTGTGCTATGCGTGGCCGTGCTCCTGGCCTTTACGGCCAGCAGCGAAAACTCCTCGCCCCTGGTAGGGATTTCTTTTGTACTGGGTGCGTTCAGCTCCGCCCTGGCAGGGTTTATTGGAATGCGCGTGGCCACCAAGGCCAACGTGCGCACCACACAGGCTGCCCGCACCAGCCTTGGACGGGCCCTGGAAGTGGCCTTTACCGGTGGGTCCGTGATGGGCATGGGCGTAGTGGGGATAGGAGTGCTCGGGCTAAGCGTCCTCTTCATTATCTATGCCTCCATTTATGGGGTAGACACCCAGGCCAACCTCGTGCAGGTAATCACCGTATTGACCGGGTTCTCTTTTGGCGCCTCTTCGATTGCCTTGTTCGCCCGTGTGGGAGGTGGGATTTACACCAAGGCTGCGGACGTGGGCGCTGACCTGGTGGGCAAAGTGGAAGCAGGCATTCCCGAAGACCATCCCCTGAACCCCGCCACCATTGCGGACAACGTAGGCGACAACGTAGGTGACGTGGCCGGCATGGGGGCCGATTTGTTCGAATCTTATGTAGGCTCGATTATTGGGACGATGGTATTGGGCGCGGCATTTATGGTGCCCGGGTTTTCCGATAATTTTGGAGGGCTTTCTGCCGTTTTGTTGCCCCTGGCCCTGGCCGGCACAGGCATTGTCATGTCTTTTATCGGCACCTTTTTTGTAAAAGTGAAAGAAGGAGGTGACCCGCAAAAAGCATTGAATACGGGCGAGATCATTTCTTCCGTGGTCATGATCATCGCTTCCTGGTTTATTATCAAAGGGTTGCTGCCCGCGGACGGATGGTGGTTCAAAGACCCCCTGTATGCCTGGGCAGATCCCGAAAAAGGAAACTTCTATAGCGCCACCGGCATTTTTATTGCCACGGTTATCGGATTGGTGGCCGGTTTGTTGATCGGATTGGTAACGGAGTACTATACCGGAATGGGCAAAAAGCCGGTGCTTTCAATAGTCCGTCAGTCTTCTACCGGTGCCGCCACCAATATCATTGCAGGCCTGGGCGTGGGGATGATGTCCACCGCCATTCCCATCTTGATCCTGGCCCTGGCCATCATTGGCGCCTTTCATTTTGGTGGGTTGTATGGCATTGCCATCGCGGCAGTGGGCATGCTTTCCAACCTGGGCATACAGCTGGCAGTGGATGCCTACGGCCCCATCTCCGACAATGCTGGGGGCATCGCAGAGATGTCCGAGCTGCCTTCCGAGGTACGCCAAAGGACGGACAAGCTGGATGCCGTGGGCAATACTACGGCCGCCATTGGCAAGGGCTTTGCCATAGGCTCGGCAGCGCTCACTGCCCTTGCCTTGTTTGGCGCGTTTATGACCACAGCGCATTTGAGCTCCATTGACGTGTCAAAGGCACACGTAATGGCCGGGCTGTTTATCGGGGGCATGCTCCCGTTTGTGTTCTCCGCACTTTCTATGGGCGCGGTAGGCCGTGCGGCCATGGCCATGATCGAAGAAGTGAGGAGGCAATTTGCCAATATCCCTCAACTGAAGGCAGCCCTTGACGTAATGAGGAAAAATGGGGACAAGGAGATGAAGGATTGGTCGGCCGAAGACCAGCACACGTTTCACGATGCGGATGGCAAGGCCGAATATGGAAAGTGCGTGGAAATTTCAACCAAGGCCGCCATTAGGGAAATGGTGTTGCCCGGCCTGATGGCCGTGGTCGTTCCCGTAGTGATCGCATTTATGCCAGGGTTCGGGGTAGAGGCCCTGGGTGGCATGTTGGCCGGTGTCACCGTGTGTGGCGTGCTTATGGCCATTTTCCAGGCCAACGCGGGCGGTGCCTGGGACAATGCCAAAAAGAGCTTTGAAGAGGGCGTGGACATCAACGGGGAAATGTTCTACAAAAAATCCGAACCCCATAAGGCAGCCGTGGTGGGCGATACGGTTGGCGACCCATTCAAGGATACCTCAGGGCCGTCATTGAACATCCTATTGAAACTCATGTCGGTAGTGGCATTGGTGATCGCCCCCCTGCTGGCAAAATCCGATGAAACCGCGGTGTCCAAGGCCGCCCCGCAAACCAAGACCGAGGTGGTGGCGGAAAGCGCCCCGGCCATTCAGGACGCGGAGTAA
- a CDS encoding CHAT domain-containing protein, with the protein MGKYSCFFLLTVLPLGLMAQDKELKSLDSMLLDADYNGAIRLTEGVKVGHDLASIQVNCKRAQALIRSGQLDEGRQLLDRLSRAVDSLATDKDLAAALVSCGKGTLFLNEGRNDLALESLQSSIDSFERSGNGNSLEAAEAIATLGIVYNVTGKSQQAEEQLLKALSLRREALPENHELIAATYNDLGLVYTTWDAEKALDYYDKSLAIYQQLHEATHPKIAIANTNLGVVYRELGFYGDAINSLEAALDIWEKTYPQAHPSKAFVLSNLGQVYVKMGDTNAGEAYFGRALKMYEESYGKKHPDIASTLNALGNIKRSQRKYDEAIGYYQKAMQANIKGFDSNDPTVNPDGGDYYNGNVLLYSLLFKAGALEAKYFGETLRFSDLELAMASIKKCDALIEKLRNQISSESDKLALGVIANGVYADGVRIAHTLAENAWKKRPFRELAFYFAEKSKSAVLQDAISDANAKSFAGIPALLLEEEKYLKALAAYCNQQLAQKPSTEEEQSLRDILFKVNRDYETFVKNLEEKFPEYYNLKFNTASPSIAEIQERLDAHTAILSYFIDEENNRLYTFAISHKKFKTRDSQLPADFDKMITGLRNSLFYNEINTYVNTAGKLSKALLPPLPAAIDHLIVIPTGRMGVVPFEALLSRSVKGVPDYNSLPYLVNDYSIRYEFSAGLILQKHAEASPSTAPPSILLCAPVDFPDNRGLGTLPGTEEEVIDISRLFKAQNLKSETFIKTKADEDLVKSASIKGYKYLHFATHGIVDEQHPELSRIFLNPGKNEDGNLYSGEIYNLELNADLVALSACETGLGKISKGEGVIGLSRALVYAGAQSIMVSFWNVADASTSQLMRDFYARLLAQGNNDFSGALRAAKLKMVQGKTYAAPYFWAPFVLLGF; encoded by the coding sequence ATGGGCAAGTACAGTTGTTTTTTCCTGTTGACCGTTCTCCCGCTTGGCCTGATGGCGCAGGACAAGGAATTGAAAAGCCTTGACTCCATGCTTTTGGATGCCGATTACAACGGGGCTATCCGCCTCACGGAAGGCGTGAAGGTAGGCCACGACCTGGCCAGCATACAAGTAAACTGCAAACGGGCACAGGCCCTCATCCGCTCAGGCCAACTGGACGAAGGGCGCCAGCTCCTGGACCGGCTGTCGCGTGCCGTGGACAGCCTTGCCACGGACAAAGATTTGGCCGCTGCCCTTGTCAGTTGTGGCAAAGGCACGCTTTTCCTTAATGAAGGCAGGAACGACCTGGCCCTGGAGTCGCTGCAATCCTCCATTGATTCCTTTGAGCGGTCGGGCAACGGCAACTCGTTGGAGGCCGCGGAAGCCATTGCCACGTTGGGCATCGTATACAACGTGACAGGCAAATCGCAACAGGCAGAAGAACAACTGTTAAAAGCACTTTCGTTGAGAAGGGAGGCCCTGCCAGAAAACCACGAACTGATAGCGGCCACCTACAATGACCTGGGCCTGGTGTACACCACATGGGATGCGGAAAAGGCCCTGGACTATTACGACAAGTCCCTGGCCATATACCAGCAACTGCACGAAGCCACGCATCCAAAAATTGCCATCGCCAATACCAACCTGGGCGTGGTGTACCGGGAACTTGGGTTCTATGGTGACGCCATCAACAGCCTGGAGGCCGCCCTGGACATTTGGGAAAAAACATACCCCCAGGCACACCCTTCAAAAGCCTTTGTGCTCTCCAACCTGGGACAGGTGTATGTGAAAATGGGCGACACCAACGCAGGCGAAGCCTATTTCGGTCGTGCCCTGAAAATGTACGAAGAAAGCTACGGGAAAAAACATCCCGATATTGCCTCCACCTTAAACGCCCTGGGCAATATCAAACGCTCACAAAGGAAGTATGACGAAGCGATTGGCTACTACCAAAAAGCGATGCAGGCCAACATCAAAGGCTTTGACAGCAATGACCCGACCGTCAACCCGGACGGAGGGGATTATTACAATGGCAATGTGCTTTTGTACTCCCTCCTCTTCAAGGCAGGGGCCCTGGAGGCCAAATATTTTGGGGAAACGTTAAGGTTTTCGGACCTTGAGCTGGCCATGGCCTCCATCAAGAAGTGCGATGCCCTTATCGAAAAGCTGAGGAACCAAATCAGCAGCGAAAGCGACAAGCTTGCCCTGGGCGTTATCGCCAATGGCGTTTATGCCGATGGCGTGAGGATAGCCCACACCCTGGCGGAAAACGCCTGGAAGAAAAGGCCCTTCAGGGAATTGGCATTCTACTTTGCGGAAAAAAGCAAATCTGCCGTTTTGCAAGACGCCATTTCGGATGCCAACGCCAAGTCGTTTGCAGGCATCCCCGCATTGCTTTTGGAAGAGGAGAAGTACCTTAAGGCCCTGGCCGCCTACTGCAACCAACAGCTTGCGCAAAAGCCCTCCACTGAGGAAGAGCAGTCATTGCGCGATATCCTGTTCAAGGTAAACCGCGACTATGAAACTTTTGTAAAAAACCTTGAGGAAAAATTCCCTGAATATTATAACCTAAAATTCAACACCGCCTCCCCTTCCATTGCCGAAATACAGGAGAGGCTGGATGCCCACACTGCCATACTTAGCTATTTTATTGACGAGGAAAACAACAGGTTGTACACGTTTGCCATCTCGCACAAGAAGTTCAAAACCCGGGACAGCCAATTGCCCGCGGACTTTGATAAAATGATCACCGGCCTCCGGAACAGTTTGTTCTATAATGAAATAAACACGTACGTAAATACGGCCGGTAAGCTGTCAAAGGCACTGCTGCCCCCCCTTCCCGCGGCCATTGACCATCTGATCGTCATTCCCACCGGGCGCATGGGCGTTGTCCCTTTTGAGGCCCTGCTCAGCCGTTCGGTAAAAGGCGTGCCGGATTATAATAGCCTTCCTTACCTGGTAAATGATTACAGTATCAGGTATGAATTTTCCGCGGGGCTCATTCTGCAAAAGCATGCCGAAGCCAGCCCCTCCACGGCACCCCCGTCCATTTTGCTGTGCGCCCCAGTGGATTTTCCCGATAACCGCGGGCTAGGCACGTTGCCGGGCACAGAAGAGGAGGTGATCGATATCTCCAGGCTCTTCAAGGCCCAAAACCTAAAAAGCGAAACCTTCATAAAAACCAAAGCCGATGAAGACCTGGTCAAATCGGCATCCATAAAGGGGTATAAATACCTCCACTTTGCCACCCACGGTATTGTGGACGAGCAGCACCCGGAGCTTTCGCGTATATTCCTGAACCCCGGTAAGAACGAGGACGGCAACTTGTATTCAGGCGAAATTTACAACCTCGAATTGAACGCTGATTTGGTGGCCCTTTCCGCTTGCGAAACAGGCCTGGGGAAAATATCAAAAGGGGAAGGCGTAATAGGGCTTTCCCGAGCGTTGGTGTATGCGGGCGCCCAAAGCATTATGGTGTCTTTTTGGAACGTGGCGGATGCTTCCACCTCCCAATTGATGCGCGATTTTTACGCCCGGTTACTGGCCCAGGGAAACAATGATTTTTCAGGTGCCTTGAGGGCGGCAAAACTGAAAATGGTGCAGGGAAAAACCTATGCCGCCCCATATTTCTGGGCCCCTTTCGTGCTGCTGGGTTTTTGA
- a CDS encoding acyl-CoA thioesterase, with protein sequence MAQKKKYPRESLVSMTELVLPNDTNTLSNLMGGRLMHWMDIVSAIAAQKHSNRVVVTASVDNISFRSPIQLGNVVTLKAKVTRAFNTSMEVKIDVEAQDIPSNKKIDSNMAYFTFVALDKDGRPTQVPEVEPETEDEKIQFDGALRRRQLRLILAQRMNPKDANELKSIFDIQS encoded by the coding sequence ATGGCCCAGAAAAAAAAGTACCCCAGGGAATCATTGGTAAGCATGACCGAACTGGTACTTCCCAACGACACCAATACCTTGTCCAACCTTATGGGCGGGCGGCTCATGCACTGGATGGACATCGTGTCGGCCATTGCGGCCCAAAAACATTCCAACCGGGTTGTGGTCACCGCCTCGGTGGACAACATCTCGTTCAGGTCGCCCATCCAACTGGGCAATGTGGTCACCTTAAAAGCGAAGGTCACCCGCGCCTTCAACACCTCCATGGAGGTAAAGATAGATGTGGAGGCACAAGACATTCCTTCCAACAAAAAAATTGACAGCAACATGGCGTACTTCACGTTTGTGGCCTTGGACAAGGACGGACGGCCTACCCAGGTGCCCGAGGTGGAACCCGAAACCGAAGACGAGAAAATTCAATTTGATGGCGCCTTGCGGAGAAGGCAACTCCGCCTTATCCTTGCCCAGCGCATGAACCCAAAGGATGCCAACGAATTGAAGTCCATTTTCGATATCCAAAGCTGA